The Spirosoma foliorum genome has a window encoding:
- a CDS encoding serine hydrolase domain-containing protein: MLLRGGLYANAAEMAKFLTFQFNGCRVGNKVLISPTLLKQMQTVQFRQDGQVAGYGLGVMVKPYHGTTLVHHSGGGYGYRAEQAWIPEAKIGIIILTNDGLGSSFTSDVYEYAMQAMLKAKVGSLPATQLQPVNKVIVHLDKAYLRTLTGSYKTNRRLITLIEHKGKLATVSGTDTVWLKAHSRAEFSATNGDRFFFFFSKAGKPTHYLNINQHDADFYIYNDSPTEKAGVIKSSWRGLVGIYKGYNNRQPETLRLFIKNGYLYCSSGGDTKVNEYQSGIFFTTDGESIIKKGNIIYWGNRAFRKQ; this comes from the coding sequence ATGTTGCTGCGGGGGGGGCTTTACGCCAATGCGGCTGAAATGGCAAAGTTTCTTACATTTCAATTTAACGGTTGTAGAGTAGGCAACAAAGTCCTTATATCACCAACGTTACTTAAGCAGATGCAAACCGTCCAGTTTAGGCAGGATGGTCAGGTCGCCGGGTACGGTTTAGGGGTTATGGTAAAACCCTACCACGGAACTACCCTTGTCCATCATTCAGGTGGGGGCTACGGCTACCGAGCTGAGCAAGCGTGGATTCCGGAAGCTAAAATTGGCATCATTATCTTAACCAATGATGGACTTGGCTCATCCTTTACCAGTGATGTTTACGAGTATGCTATGCAAGCTATGTTAAAGGCTAAAGTAGGCAGCTTACCGGCAACCCAGCTACAACCCGTTAACAAAGTGATTGTCCACCTAGATAAAGCTTATTTACGAACGTTAACTGGTAGTTATAAAACAAATCGACGGCTCATTACGCTGATTGAGCATAAGGGTAAACTTGCTACCGTTTCAGGAACGGACACTGTTTGGCTCAAGGCTCATAGCCGGGCCGAATTTTCAGCAACGAATGGTGATCGGTTTTTCTTTTTCTTTTCAAAAGCGGGTAAACCCACCCATTATCTGAATATCAATCAACATGATGCAGATTTTTATATCTACAATGATTCGCCTACAGAAAAAGCTGGTGTTATCAAATCGTCTTGGCGTGGATTAGTAGGCATTTATAAGGGATATAACAATCGTCAACCAGAGACGCTCCGCTTATTCATCAAGAATGGCTACCTGTATTGTTCAAGTGGAGGGGATACCAAAGTAAACGAATATCAATCCGGCATTTTTTTTACCACTGATGGCGAGTCGATTATAAAAAAAGGCAACATAATTTATTGGGGGAATCGAGCTTTTAGAAAACAATAA